The following coding sequences are from one Streptomyces venezuelae window:
- a CDS encoding Uma2 family endonuclease: protein MDYARMRAIAEELGAYAERLEGSWNVEIGPSGPILAMMCPSKRHEGTVRRIRDQLNKQLPATHPGYVCENGPEIEHPSIGRMRRPDAVVIPEAVLDEDGLAVDATNVLAVVEIVSPSNPDNDYGEKLSEYPAMGIGHYLIVDPRTGTIEVHSEPCAGRYRSKEPYIFGDAVPFGPWTVETAAFRRYEKPGAGAR from the coding sequence ATGGACTACGCCAGGATGCGTGCGATCGCAGAGGAGCTCGGGGCCTACGCCGAGCGCTTGGAGGGGAGCTGGAACGTCGAGATCGGACCGTCGGGTCCGATACTGGCCATGATGTGCCCCTCCAAGCGTCACGAGGGCACGGTCCGGCGCATCCGTGACCAGCTGAACAAGCAGCTCCCAGCCACACATCCCGGCTATGTCTGCGAGAACGGCCCCGAGATCGAACACCCCTCCATCGGCCGCATGCGCCGACCGGACGCCGTGGTCATCCCCGAGGCGGTGCTTGACGAAGACGGTCTCGCTGTCGACGCCACGAACGTACTGGCCGTCGTGGAGATCGTGTCCCCGTCCAACCCCGACAACGACTACGGCGAGAAGCTGTCCGAGTACCCGGCCATGGGCATCGGCCACTACCTGATCGTCGATCCCCGGACCGGAACGATCGAAGTGCACTCCGAACCCTGCGCAGGCCGCTACCGGTCCAAGGAGCCGTACATCTTCGGGGATGCCGTGCCCTTCGGCCCCTGGACCGTCGAGACCGCAGCCTTCCGGCGTTACGAGAAGCCGGGTGCGGGCGCGCGCTGA
- a CDS encoding ABC transporter ATP-binding protein gives MAEPTKASKLSKTDGPTDATPNVSDVETVEAATETEAVAAIEAPVERGEPILQVRNLVKHFPLTQGILFKRQIGAVKAVDGVSFDLYQGETLGIVGESGCGKSTVAKLLMTLERATAGEVFYKGQDITKLSGRALKAVRRNIQMVFQDPYTSLNPRMTVGDIIGEPFEIHPEVAPKGSRRQKVQDLLDVVGLNPEYINRYPHQFSGGQRQRIGIARGLALNPEIIICDEPVSALDVSVQAQVINLMAKLQDEFNLSYLFIAHDLSIVRHISDRVGVMYLGKMAEIGSDEQIYEHPTHPYTQALLSAVPVPDPESREGRERIILTGDVPSPANPPSGCRFRTRCWKAEDKCAKEIPLLAIPERFKGQDTPAAHESACHFAEEKDVVHAA, from the coding sequence ATGGCTGAGCCGACGAAGGCTTCGAAGCTCTCGAAGACGGACGGGCCCACCGACGCCACACCGAACGTCTCCGACGTGGAAACGGTCGAGGCGGCCACCGAGACCGAGGCCGTCGCCGCGATCGAGGCGCCCGTCGAGCGCGGTGAGCCGATCCTCCAGGTCCGCAACCTGGTGAAGCACTTCCCTCTGACGCAGGGAATCCTGTTCAAGCGGCAGATCGGTGCGGTCAAGGCCGTCGACGGTGTCTCCTTCGACCTGTACCAGGGCGAGACGCTGGGCATCGTGGGCGAGTCCGGTTGTGGCAAGTCCACGGTCGCGAAGCTCCTCATGACCCTCGAACGCGCCACGGCGGGTGAGGTGTTCTACAAGGGTCAGGACATCACCAAGCTGTCCGGGCGGGCGTTGAAGGCGGTCCGCCGGAACATCCAGATGGTGTTCCAGGACCCGTACACGTCCCTCAACCCCCGTATGACGGTGGGTGACATCATCGGGGAGCCCTTCGAGATCCACCCGGAGGTGGCCCCGAAGGGTTCGCGCCGTCAGAAGGTCCAGGACCTCCTGGACGTGGTGGGTCTCAACCCGGAGTACATCAACCGCTACCCGCACCAGTTCTCGGGTGGTCAGCGTCAGCGCATCGGCATCGCGCGCGGTCTGGCCCTCAACCCTGAGATCATCATCTGCGACGAGCCGGTCTCGGCCCTGGACGTGTCCGTCCAGGCGCAGGTCATCAACCTGATGGCCAAGCTCCAGGACGAGTTCAACCTGTCCTACCTCTTCATCGCGCACGACCTGTCGATCGTCCGGCACATCTCGGACCGCGTGGGCGTGATGTACCTCGGCAAGATGGCGGAGATCGGCTCGGACGAGCAGATCTACGAGCACCCGACGCACCCGTACACGCAGGCGCTGCTCTCCGCCGTCCCGGTCCCGGACCCGGAGTCCCGCGAGGGGCGTGAGCGGATCATCCTCACCGGCGACGTCCCGTCCCCGGCGAACCCTCCCTCGGGCTGCCGCTTCCGCACGCGGTGCTGGAAGGCGGAGGACAAGTGCGCGAAGGAGATCCCGCTCCTGGCGATCCCCGAGCGTTTCAAGGGTCAGGACACCCCGGCGGCACACGAGTCGGCCTGCCACTTCGCCGAAGAGAAGGACGTCGTACACGCGGCGTAA